A single Phragmites australis chromosome 4, lpPhrAust1.1, whole genome shotgun sequence DNA region contains:
- the LOC133915792 gene encoding uncharacterized protein LOC133915792, whose amino-acid sequence MRPMTSPLLLSPSPCPLLLRLLRLTRAPRRRNPTAAPPPPPSLRRLLIVPAAMSSSFTTTTPDSVVADPVALARKAAAIRAAGPTKLQVIADFDGTLTRYWYDGARGQTSHGLLRQANEEYDAKREALYEHYHPIEICPDIPLQEKAKLMEEWWEKTHGLLIEGGLTYEAIRKSVADAAITFRDGVVELFEFLEERDIPVLVFSAGLADIIEEVFRQKLPRSFKNIKIVSNRMVFNEEGCLVAFKGKTIHVLNKNEHALDMAAPVHDNLGDPNGSIDDYSLVKKRTNVLLLGDHIGDLGMSDGLNYENRIAVGFLNSNIEKSLKDYSKAFDIVYLNDAPMRGVVEFVSELCP is encoded by the exons ATGCGGCCCATGACGAGCCCGCTCCTGCTCTCGCCGTCCCCGTGCCCTCTACTCCTCCGTCTCCTTCGCCTAACCCGCGCCCCTCGCCGCCGGAACCCTACCGCTGCGccgccccctcctccctccctccgccgcctcctcatcgtCCCCGCCGCCATGTCCTCCTctttcaccaccaccacccccgACTCCGTCGTCGCCGACCCCGTCGCCCTCGCCCGCAAGGCCGCCGCCATCCGCGCGGCCGGCCCCACCAAGCTCCAG GTCATCGCCGACTTCGACGGCACGCTCACGCGGTACTGGTACGACGGCGCCCGCGGCCAGA CTAGCCATGGGCTGCTGAGGCAGGCGAACGAGGAGTACGACGCCAAGAGGGAGGCGCTGTACGAACACTACCACCCCATCGAGATCTGCCCCGACATTCCGCTCCAGGAGAAGGCCAAGCTCATGGAAGAATG GTGGGAGAAGACTCATGGTCTCCTTATTGAAGGTGGTCTTACATACGAAGCTATAAGGAAATCTGTGGCTGATGCTGCAATTACATTCAGAGATGGTGTGGTGGAGCTCTTTGAGTTCTTGGAG GAGAGAGATATTCCAGTGCTAGTATTTTCTGCTGGACTTGCAGACATAATTGAAGAG GTCTTTCGGCAAAAACTACCCCGATCGTTCAAGAACATCAAGATTGTCTCCAACAGGATGGTCTTTAACGAAGAAGGTTGTCTTGTAGCATTTAAAG GGAAAACAATTCACGTCCTAAACAAAAATGAGCATGCCTTGGACATGGCAGCTCCAGTACATGACAATCTGGGGGATCCAAATGGATCTATTGATGACTATTCATTGGTGAAGAAAAGGACCAATGTGCTGCTACTTGGCGATCACATTGGGGACTTGGGCATGTCTGACGGTTTGAACTATGAAAACAGGATTGCTGTTGGATTCCT GAATAGCAACATTGAGAAATCTCTGAAGGATTACTCCAAGGCATTTGACATTGTGTACCTG AATGATGCTCCAATGCGGGGAGTTGTTGAGTTTGTCTCTGAATTATGTCCGTAA